A window of the Bradyrhizobium diazoefficiens genome harbors these coding sequences:
- a CDS encoding TldD/PmbA family protein — MNPSPSSTLSPQDSSKSNRDLFDQSALSDLAQRLVEAAKRAGADAADAVAVRGISQGVEVRDGRVEESERSEGDDVGLRVLVGRRQAVVSTNDASGDAVTKLAERAVAMARVAPDDKYVGLADPALLARDFPDLDLLDPDVPATAELERRALEAEAAALAVKGVSKSGGASASAGMGGMVLVTSTGFHGSYLRSSQGISATAIVGEGTGMERDYDFTSAPHGADLLSPDLVGRSAGERTVARYNPRKVETCKVPVVFDPRVAGSLVGHVVGAINGASIARKTSFLKDKLGQQLFARNIRIIDDPLRKRGLRSQTFDAEGVAVKKTALIDEGVLTTWLLDCATARELGLTTTGHAHRGVSSSPSPGPYNLHLEPGTPTPAELIADIQQGFYVTDLIGSGVNGVTGDYSRGASGFWIENGELTYPVSEVTIAGHLFEIFKSMQPANNLEFRYGINAPTVRIEGLTLGGR, encoded by the coding sequence GTGAACCCTTCACCAAGCTCGACGCTTTCGCCCCAGGACTCTTCAAAGTCCAATCGCGACCTGTTCGATCAGTCCGCGCTCTCCGATCTCGCGCAGCGTCTGGTCGAGGCGGCGAAGCGCGCCGGCGCGGATGCGGCCGATGCGGTCGCGGTGCGCGGCATCTCGCAAGGCGTCGAGGTGCGCGACGGCCGCGTCGAGGAATCCGAGCGGTCCGAGGGCGACGATGTCGGCCTGCGCGTTCTGGTCGGCCGGCGCCAGGCTGTGGTCTCGACCAATGACGCGAGCGGCGATGCCGTCACCAAGCTGGCCGAGCGCGCGGTGGCGATGGCACGCGTCGCGCCCGACGACAAATATGTCGGCCTTGCTGATCCCGCGCTGCTCGCGCGCGACTTCCCCGATCTCGATCTGCTCGATCCCGATGTGCCCGCAACTGCCGAGCTCGAGCGCCGCGCACTCGAAGCCGAGGCTGCCGCGCTCGCCGTGAAGGGCGTGTCGAAATCCGGTGGCGCCTCGGCCTCTGCCGGCATGGGCGGCATGGTGCTCGTCACCTCTACCGGTTTCCACGGCTCTTATCTGCGGTCCAGCCAGGGCATCTCGGCGACCGCGATCGTCGGTGAAGGCACCGGCATGGAGCGCGACTACGACTTCACCTCGGCGCCGCACGGGGCCGATCTGTTGTCGCCGGACCTGGTCGGCCGCTCCGCCGGCGAGCGCACGGTGGCGCGTTACAATCCGCGCAAGGTCGAGACCTGCAAGGTGCCCGTCGTGTTCGACCCGCGCGTCGCGGGCTCGCTGGTCGGCCATGTCGTTGGCGCCATCAACGGCGCCTCGATCGCGCGCAAGACCAGCTTCCTGAAGGACAAGCTCGGCCAGCAGCTGTTTGCCAGGAACATCCGCATCATCGACGATCCCCTGCGCAAGCGCGGCTTGCGCTCGCAGACGTTCGACGCCGAGGGCGTCGCGGTGAAGAAGACCGCGCTGATCGACGAGGGCGTGCTCACGACCTGGCTGCTCGATTGCGCCACCGCGCGCGAGCTCGGGCTCACCACCACCGGCCACGCCCATCGCGGCGTCTCGTCCTCGCCCTCACCGGGGCCGTACAATCTGCATCTCGAGCCCGGCACGCCGACGCCGGCCGAGCTGATCGCCGACATCCAACAGGGATTTTACGTCACCGATCTGATCGGCTCCGGCGTCAACGGCGTCACCGGCGATTACAGCCGCGGCGCCTCCGGCTTCTGGATCGAGAACGGCGAGCTCACCTATCCCGTCAGCGAGGTGACGATCGCGGGGCACCTGTTCGAAATCTTCAAGTCGATGCAGCCAGCCAACAATCTCGAGTTCCGCTACGGCATCAATGCGCCGACGGTGCGCATCGAGGGTTTGACGCTTGGCGGACGCTGA
- a CDS encoding lysophospholipid acyltransferase family protein, giving the protein MKKLLRNTLRSSWFQRAVGVLAAEYLRLVWRTNKFTFDPPDVYGIVEPQIPAIFAFWHGQHFLTPFIKSKESYRAKVLISRHRDGEFNAIAVERLGIGLIRGSGDHGGAFHRKGGVGAFREMVYTLQDGCNVALTADVPKRSRVAGLGIIMLARESGRPIMPFAMATSRFIRLKNWDRTTINLPFGRGALVGIKEIHVPPDADAATMEALRQELEDTLNEATRRAYAQLGRAGPADG; this is encoded by the coding sequence TTGAAAAAACTGCTTCGCAATACGCTGCGGAGCAGCTGGTTTCAGCGTGCCGTCGGGGTCCTGGCGGCCGAATATCTGCGTTTGGTCTGGCGGACCAACAAGTTTACGTTCGATCCGCCCGATGTCTATGGCATCGTCGAGCCGCAGATCCCGGCGATCTTCGCATTCTGGCACGGCCAGCATTTCCTCACCCCGTTCATCAAGTCCAAGGAGTCCTACCGGGCCAAGGTGCTGATCTCCCGGCATCGCGACGGCGAGTTCAATGCGATCGCCGTCGAGCGGCTCGGCATCGGCCTCATCCGCGGTTCCGGGGACCACGGCGGCGCTTTCCACCGGAAAGGCGGCGTCGGCGCCTTCAGGGAAATGGTGTACACGCTCCAGGACGGTTGTAATGTCGCGCTGACCGCCGATGTCCCCAAGCGCTCGCGCGTGGCCGGCCTCGGCATCATCATGCTGGCACGGGAATCGGGGCGGCCGATCATGCCTTTCGCCATGGCGACCAGCCGCTTCATCCGGCTCAAGAACTGGGACCGCACCACCATCAATCTGCCGTTCGGGCGGGGCGCCCTGGTCGGCATCAAGGAAATCCACGTGCCGCCGGATGCCGATGCCGCCACCATGGAAGCGCTGCGGCAGGAGCTGGAAGACACGCTGAACGAAGCGACCCGCCGCGCCTATGCGCAGCTCGGTCGCGCGGGACCTGCAGATGGCTAA
- a CDS encoding ATP phosphoribosyltransferase regulatory subunit, with translation MTATATSNAAGSAAWADTLLLSFAQAGYVRAEPAILQPAEPFLDLSGEDIRKSLYLTTDLSGEELCLRPDLTIPVARDYLASSRAGQPAGFSYLGPVFRYRSGQASEFLQAGIESFGRQDRAAADAETLALALEATAAFGVRDVEIRTGDVALFNALLDALDLYPVWRRRLVKDFHRKISLEQDLEGLARTTATTRSEYEGVLAALAGSDRKAALAFVTDLMSIAGTINVGGRTTAEIADRFLEQSTLKGGALPREAITVLKRFLSISGNPDDAIAELRALTANAKLDLAGAIDQFESRIGFMAARGIDVKNTRFSTAFGRGLDYYTGFEFELHHKGNGAEPLVAGGRYDGLMTQLGSPAPIPAVGFSVWVDALTRIGRKVGA, from the coding sequence ATGACCGCGACTGCCACCTCAAATGCTGCCGGCTCCGCCGCCTGGGCGGATACGCTGCTGTTGTCGTTTGCGCAGGCCGGCTACGTCAGGGCCGAGCCCGCCATCCTGCAACCGGCCGAGCCGTTTCTCGATCTGTCCGGCGAGGACATCCGCAAAAGCCTCTATCTGACGACGGACCTGTCCGGCGAAGAGCTCTGCCTCCGCCCCGACCTGACGATCCCCGTGGCGCGCGACTATCTCGCCTCCAGCCGCGCCGGCCAGCCGGCCGGGTTCAGCTATCTGGGTCCCGTGTTCCGCTACCGCAGCGGACAGGCCAGTGAATTCCTTCAGGCCGGGATCGAGTCGTTCGGCCGCCAGGATCGTGCTGCCGCGGATGCCGAGACACTGGCGCTGGCGCTGGAGGCGACCGCCGCTTTCGGCGTGCGCGACGTCGAGATCCGCACCGGCGACGTGGCGCTGTTCAACGCATTGCTCGACGCGCTCGACCTTTATCCGGTCTGGCGCCGCCGCCTGGTCAAGGACTTCCATCGCAAGATCAGCCTGGAACAGGATCTGGAAGGGCTGGCCCGCACCACCGCAACCACGCGCAGCGAATATGAGGGCGTGCTGGCCGCGCTCGCCGGCTCCGATCGCAAGGCGGCGCTGGCCTTCGTCACCGATCTGATGTCGATCGCCGGCACCATCAATGTCGGTGGGCGCACCACGGCCGAGATCGCCGACCGCTTCCTCGAGCAGTCGACGCTGAAGGGCGGCGCGCTGCCGCGCGAGGCGATCACCGTGCTGAAGCGCTTCCTGTCGATCTCAGGCAATCCGGACGATGCCATTGCCGAGCTGCGCGCGCTGACCGCTAACGCAAAGCTCGACCTTGCCGGCGCGATCGACCAGTTCGAGAGCCGGATCGGCTTCATGGCGGCGCGCGGCATCGACGTGAAGAATACGCGCTTCTCGACAGCGTTCGGACGCGGCCTTGATTACTACACCGGCTTCGAATTCGAGCTGCATCACAAGGGCAACGGCGCCGAGCCGCTGGTTGCCGGTGGCCGCTATGATGGACTGATGACCCAGCTCGGATCGCCGGCGCCGATCCCGGCCGTCGGCTTCTCGGTCTGGGTGGACGCGCTGACCAGGATCGGCCGCAAGGTGGGAGCTTAA
- a CDS encoding helix-turn-helix domain-containing protein, whose amino-acid sequence MRARLSLPTLSLSLVQTFPRIIRGYQLAHAAAVVVPMDHVTSTRINGQSIGSSIVILKGASDCLVYEPVGRLIGVVYFTPPACEPWSRLDGYHLLSPASDMLASLRSLISVTLETAANDPDFLNEPTSRAVVEQSLLSAIDGAIQTSVDSRSVHATTESYLRIVAGMERLIRHDLTIWLKTTEMAERVGVSVRTLQSATQAICGMSPHRYSRVLRLWSVRRQLRTGPGRRSVKACAIAHGFWHLSEFAASYRAAFGELPSETLHRSLREHG is encoded by the coding sequence ATGCGCGCGCGGCTCAGTCTGCCGACCCTGAGCCTGTCATTGGTGCAGACCTTCCCGCGCATCATTCGCGGCTATCAGTTGGCGCACGCCGCCGCCGTGGTGGTGCCGATGGACCACGTGACCTCGACCCGCATCAATGGGCAGTCAATCGGCAGTTCGATCGTCATTCTGAAGGGCGCGTCCGATTGCCTGGTCTATGAGCCGGTCGGCCGTCTGATCGGCGTCGTCTACTTCACGCCGCCCGCGTGCGAGCCCTGGTCTCGACTGGATGGCTATCATCTGCTGAGCCCGGCATCGGACATGCTTGCCTCCCTGCGGAGCCTGATCTCCGTGACGCTTGAAACCGCCGCCAATGATCCGGACTTCCTGAACGAGCCGACGTCGCGAGCGGTTGTCGAACAATCGCTGCTCAGCGCGATCGACGGCGCCATCCAGACCAGCGTGGACAGCAGGTCCGTGCACGCCACGACGGAGAGCTATCTGCGGATCGTCGCCGGCATGGAAAGATTGATCCGGCACGATCTGACGATCTGGCTCAAGACGACCGAAATGGCCGAGCGGGTGGGCGTGTCGGTTCGGACCCTCCAGAGTGCGACGCAGGCCATCTGCGGCATGAGCCCGCATCGCTATAGCCGGGTCCTGCGCCTCTGGTCGGTGCGCCGGCAGCTGCGCACCGGCCCGGGACGGCGCAGCGTGAAGGCCTGTGCCATTGCCCATGGCTTCTGGCATTTGAGCGAGTTCGCGGCGAGTTACCGGGCGGCGTTCGGCGAGCTGCCGTCCGAAACTCTGCATCGATCCTTGCGGGAGCACGGCTAG
- a CDS encoding inositol monophosphatase family protein, which produces MADADSLDANVLTRDAALLQDTVREAGAFAQSMFRTELKKWIKGASSPVSEADIAVNDLLEARLRGATPGYGWLSEESVDDATRLSRRLTWVVDPIDGTRNYLNGHDEWCVSVALVEDASPVLAAVFAPTCGEFFLAARGQGTLLNGKPVRATGGTALDFARVAGPKPMVERLNPSGGEIKLHPRIGSLALRLCRVANGGLDAAFAGGNSHDWDLAAADLIVQEADGRMSDLSGDPILYNRREVTHGVLVAAGRDRHASIVAHFRNRPLA; this is translated from the coding sequence TTGGCGGACGCTGACAGTCTCGACGCAAACGTTCTGACGCGCGACGCAGCGCTGCTGCAAGACACGGTGCGGGAGGCGGGTGCATTCGCACAGTCGATGTTTCGCACCGAACTGAAGAAGTGGATCAAGGGCGCGTCCTCGCCGGTCTCGGAAGCCGACATCGCCGTCAACGATCTCCTCGAAGCACGCCTGCGCGGCGCCACGCCCGGCTATGGCTGGCTGTCGGAGGAGAGCGTCGATGACGCCACGCGGCTGTCGCGGCGGCTGACCTGGGTGGTCGATCCCATCGACGGCACCCGCAACTATCTCAACGGCCATGACGAATGGTGCGTCAGCGTCGCGCTGGTCGAGGATGCCTCGCCGGTGCTCGCGGCGGTGTTCGCGCCGACCTGCGGCGAATTCTTTCTCGCCGCCCGCGGCCAGGGCACGCTGCTCAATGGCAAGCCGGTCCGGGCGACGGGAGGGACCGCGCTCGACTTTGCCCGGGTCGCCGGTCCGAAGCCGATGGTCGAGCGGCTCAATCCTAGCGGCGGCGAGATCAAGCTGCATCCGCGAATCGGTTCGCTGGCGCTCCGGCTCTGCCGGGTCGCCAATGGCGGGCTGGATGCGGCTTTTGCGGGGGGCAACAGCCATGATTGGGATCTTGCGGCGGCCGATTTGATCGTGCAGGAAGCGGATGGTAGGATGAGCGATCTCTCCGGAGATCCCATCCTCTATAACCGTCGGGAAGTGACGCACGGGGTGCTGGTGGCAGCGGGACGCGATCGTCATGCGAGCATTGTCGCGCATTTTCGAAACCGCCCCCTGGCCTGA
- a CDS encoding 16S rRNA (uracil(1498)-N(3))-methyltransferase — protein sequence MPSHDFRAPRLFVELPLAQDARVPLDRDQSNYLGNVLRLAAGAEVLAFNGRDGEWQAAIEGRKRPDNLVILQQVRRQDRLPDLAYVFAPLKHARLDYTVQKAVEMGAAILQPVQTRFTQASRVNTERMRANVVEAAEQCGILSLATVAEPAPLERYLSQRPADRLLVFCDEAAEVENPIRSLQQARASGHGIDVLIGPEGGFAEEERDLLLRQPRILRLALGPRILRADTAAVAALALVQAVLGDWGATGD from the coding sequence ATGCCCTCCCACGATTTTCGCGCCCCCCGCCTGTTCGTCGAGCTCCCCTTGGCCCAGGATGCCAGGGTTCCGCTCGACCGTGACCAGAGCAACTACCTCGGCAATGTGCTGCGGCTGGCCGCAGGCGCCGAGGTTTTGGCCTTCAACGGCCGCGACGGCGAATGGCAGGCCGCAATCGAAGGCCGCAAGCGGCCCGACAACCTCGTCATCCTCCAGCAAGTCCGCCGCCAGGATCGGCTGCCCGACCTCGCTTACGTCTTCGCCCCGCTCAAGCATGCCCGGCTCGATTACACCGTCCAGAAGGCTGTGGAGATGGGCGCCGCCATCCTGCAACCGGTCCAGACCCGGTTCACCCAGGCCTCCCGCGTCAACACCGAGCGCATGCGCGCCAACGTCGTCGAGGCCGCCGAGCAATGCGGGATCCTGAGCCTCGCCACCGTGGCCGAACCCGCGCCGCTCGAGCGCTACCTCAGCCAGCGCCCCGCCGACCGCCTGCTGGTGTTCTGCGACGAGGCGGCCGAGGTCGAGAATCCCATCCGGAGCCTGCAACAGGCGCGCGCGTCCGGGCACGGTATCGACGTCCTGATCGGCCCCGAAGGCGGCTTCGCCGAGGAAGAGCGGGATTTGCTGCTGCGCCAGCCCAGGATCCTGCGGCTGGCGCTGGGCCCGCGGATCCTGCGGGCCGACACGGCCGCAGTGGCGGCGCTGGCGCTGGTGCAGGCCGTGCTGGGCGATTGGGGCGCCACGGGCGATTAG
- the ubiA gene encoding 4-hydroxybenzoate octaprenyltransferase: MSDASARVADSTGNWVDTLAPQWARPYLRLSRFDRPIGSWLLLMPCWWSAALASGMAHDVHRLPLVIVLFFIGAFVMRGAGCTWNDITDRDLDDKVERTRSRPLPSGQVTTKQALAFMVAQALIGLVVLLQFNRFAVLTGIASLLIVAIYPFMKRITWWPQIVLGLAFSWGALMGFAVTFGRIDVTALVLYAGAISWVIGYDTIYAHQDAEDDALIGIKSTARLFGAHTHQALILFYGLAVMLIGVALASGDARWPAWIGLAAFAAHLASQIMRLRIENPELCKRLFYSNKYAGALLFAGLLVDAVMRAA; encoded by the coding sequence ATGAGCGACGCATCCGCCCGCGTTGCCGATTCCACCGGCAACTGGGTCGATACGCTCGCGCCGCAATGGGCGCGGCCGTATCTGCGCTTGTCCCGCTTCGATCGTCCGATCGGCTCCTGGCTGCTCTTGATGCCGTGCTGGTGGTCGGCCGCACTCGCGAGCGGCATGGCGCATGATGTCCATCGCCTGCCGCTTGTCATCGTGCTGTTCTTCATCGGCGCCTTCGTGATGCGCGGTGCCGGCTGCACCTGGAACGACATCACCGACCGCGACCTCGACGACAAGGTCGAGCGCACCCGCTCGCGGCCGCTGCCGTCGGGGCAGGTGACCACCAAACAGGCGCTGGCCTTCATGGTCGCGCAGGCCCTGATCGGGCTCGTGGTGCTCTTGCAGTTCAACCGCTTCGCGGTTCTGACCGGGATCGCCTCGCTTCTGATCGTTGCGATCTATCCCTTCATGAAGCGCATCACCTGGTGGCCGCAGATCGTGCTCGGGCTGGCTTTCTCCTGGGGCGCCCTGATGGGATTCGCCGTCACCTTCGGGCGCATCGACGTCACCGCACTGGTGCTCTATGCCGGCGCGATTTCCTGGGTGATCGGCTATGACACCATCTATGCGCATCAGGACGCCGAGGACGACGCGCTGATCGGCATCAAGTCCACCGCGCGCCTGTTCGGCGCACATACGCATCAGGCGCTGATCCTGTTCTATGGCCTCGCGGTGATGCTGATCGGTGTTGCGCTGGCGTCAGGCGATGCGCGCTGGCCGGCGTGGATCGGGCTTGCGGCCTTCGCCGCGCATCTGGCGTCGCAGATCATGCGGCTCCGGATCGAGAATCCCGAGCTCTGCAAGCGGCTGTTCTATTCGAACAAGTACGCAGGGGCGCTGCTGTTTGCGGGATTGCTGGTCGACGCGGTGATGCGAGCGGCTTAG
- a CDS encoding DUF4170 domain-containing protein, whose protein sequence is MSDSAPQQLLHLVIGGELLDLEHNTFKNLDDVEIVGLYPNYATAHAAWRAKAQSTVDNAQMRYFIVHLHRLLDPNQETKAR, encoded by the coding sequence ATGTCAGATAGTGCCCCGCAACAACTGCTTCATCTCGTGATTGGCGGCGAGCTGCTCGACCTCGAGCACAACACCTTCAAGAACCTCGACGACGTCGAGATCGTCGGCCTCTATCCGAACTACGCGACCGCCCACGCCGCCTGGCGCGCCAAGGCGCAGAGCACGGTCGACAACGCGCAGATGCGGTATTTCATCGTCCATCTCCACCGGCTGCTCGACCCGAATCAAGAAACGAAGGCGCGTTGA
- a CDS encoding 3-deoxy-D-manno-octulosonic acid transferase — translation MANSLPHALPKSLPMTLRMYQRLATGLVPLAPALIKRRLKQGKEDPARVGERRGLSQDVRPHGPLVWIHGASVGEVLAAAALIERLRDLNLRILLTSGTVTSAAVVAKRFPPDVIHQYVPYDSPRYVARFLDHWKPSLALFIESDLWPNLILAGAARRVPMVLINGRMSPRSFPRWRRMHGTISALLSRFDICLAQSKLDADRFSALGSRDVVTTGNLKLDVPAPPADPAKLERLMAMTRGRPIIVAASTHPGEDEMLVAAHRNLVGFFPQLLTVIVPRHPDRGSSIAGMITASGLKPALRSRDEQLSATTDIYVADTMGELGLFYRLSAIVFMGGSLIRHGGQNPIEAIKLGAAIVHGPHVFNFADVYEALDGRGGARQADTQEALVKQLGLLLAEPTVRDKLQSAGTGVVAELGGALDRTMMALEPYLMQLRIEMGAANA, via the coding sequence ATGGCTAATTCGCTGCCCCATGCGCTGCCCAAATCGCTGCCCATGACGCTGCGGATGTATCAGCGCCTGGCCACGGGCCTGGTGCCGCTCGCGCCTGCGCTGATCAAGCGGCGGCTGAAGCAGGGCAAGGAAGATCCCGCGCGCGTCGGCGAGCGGAGGGGTCTGTCTCAGGACGTGCGCCCGCACGGCCCGCTGGTCTGGATCCACGGCGCCAGCGTCGGCGAGGTCTTGGCCGCGGCCGCGCTGATCGAGCGCCTGCGCGATCTCAACCTGCGCATCCTGCTGACCTCGGGCACGGTCACCTCGGCCGCGGTCGTCGCAAAGCGTTTCCCGCCCGACGTCATCCATCAATACGTGCCGTATGATTCGCCGCGCTATGTCGCGCGCTTCCTCGACCATTGGAAGCCGTCGCTGGCGCTGTTCATCGAATCCGACCTCTGGCCGAACCTGATCCTGGCGGGGGCGGCGCGCCGGGTGCCGATGGTGCTGATCAACGGGCGGATGTCGCCGCGCTCGTTCCCGCGCTGGCGGCGGATGCACGGCACCATCTCGGCGCTGCTGTCGCGCTTCGACATCTGCCTGGCGCAGTCGAAGCTAGACGCCGATCGTTTCTCCGCGCTCGGCAGCCGCGACGTCGTCACGACAGGCAATCTCAAGCTCGACGTCCCGGCGCCGCCGGCCGATCCGGCCAAGCTCGAACGGCTGATGGCGATGACGCGCGGGCGGCCGATCATCGTCGCGGCTTCGACCCATCCGGGCGAGGACGAGATGCTGGTCGCCGCGCATCGCAACCTCGTCGGCTTTTTCCCGCAGCTTCTGACCGTGATCGTGCCGCGGCATCCGGATCGCGGCTCTTCGATCGCGGGGATGATCACGGCGTCGGGCCTGAAGCCGGCACTGCGCTCGCGCGACGAGCAGCTGTCGGCTACCACCGATATCTATGTCGCCGACACCATGGGCGAGCTCGGCCTGTTCTACCGCCTCTCGGCGATCGTGTTCATGGGCGGATCGCTGATCCGCCACGGCGGACAGAATCCGATCGAAGCGATCAAGCTCGGTGCGGCCATCGTCCATGGTCCGCACGTCTTCAATTTCGCCGATGTCTATGAGGCGCTCGATGGCAGGGGCGGCGCGCGCCAGGCCGACACCCAGGAGGCGCTGGTCAAGCAGCTCGGCCTGCTGCTGGCCGAGCCGACCGTGCGCGACAAGCTGCAGAGCGCAGGCACCGGTGTCGTCGCGGAGCTCGGCGGCGCGCTCGATCGCACCATGATGGCGCTCGAGCCGTATCTGATGCAGTTGCGGATCGAGATGGGAGCCGCCAATGCGTGA
- a CDS encoding DUF6101 family protein, which translates to MRRQTATCGANPAGSSRSLRLDPLSLPVRFDAHDPRADGYTRQIELHRERVVLRRAVRGMQMAINVRVSDFTGVALRGNDEAQTLVLVHRDPSLSVPLLVSADGDDLAEAWAIWSEIFALPQLDEGARKPAPRRRRHNAIRDRRPKFLMRRRTAMTRELPVHREEREIIARN; encoded by the coding sequence GTGAGGCGTCAAACAGCAACATGCGGGGCCAACCCCGCCGGGTCGAGCCGCAGCTTGCGGCTCGACCCCCTTTCCCTTCCGGTCCGCTTCGATGCGCATGATCCGCGCGCCGACGGCTACACCAGGCAAATCGAGCTTCATCGCGAACGTGTCGTGCTGCGCCGTGCTGTCCGCGGCATGCAGATGGCGATCAACGTCCGCGTCAGCGACTTCACCGGCGTCGCGCTGCGCGGCAATGACGAGGCGCAGACCCTCGTCCTGGTGCATCGCGATCCCTCACTCTCCGTTCCGCTGCTGGTCAGTGCCGATGGCGACGATCTCGCCGAAGCCTGGGCGATCTGGAGCGAGATCTTTGCGCTGCCGCAACTCGACGAAGGTGCCCGCAAACCGGCACCGCGTCGCCGTCGCCACAACGCGATCCGCGACCGCCGTCCGAAATTCCTGATGCGCCGCCGCACCGCCATGACGCGCGAGCTGCCGGTTCATCGCGAAGAACGCGAGATCATCGCACGGAACTAA
- the lpxK gene encoding tetraacyldisaccharide 4'-kinase: protein MREPAFWYRPRSPKSHLLSPLGALYGAITARRMARKGFDAGIPVLCVGNYHVGGAGKTPTVLALTKLLRELGETPVVLSRGYGGRLHGPVMVDRMRHTAADVGDEPLMMVRDVPVAVARDRLDGVALAKSQGATVILMDDGFQNPLLLKDASLIVIDSERGLGNGKVFPAGPLRAPLKPQLSRTDALVLIGDGHAADAVATEIAAREKPVLRARLKPDAAAVAQLFGKPVFAFAGIGDPERFFRSLRASGIEVARTRPFADHHMFSQPELAALAADAQREQLMLVTTEKDLARLRGTKGVPEGIVPFAVQLEFDDPAALRQLISDHLYKARERRFSRR from the coding sequence ATGCGTGAGCCGGCCTTCTGGTACCGGCCGCGTTCCCCGAAGTCGCATCTGCTCAGCCCATTGGGCGCGCTCTATGGCGCCATCACCGCACGCCGCATGGCGCGCAAGGGATTTGACGCCGGCATTCCCGTGCTCTGCGTCGGCAATTACCATGTCGGCGGCGCCGGCAAGACGCCGACTGTATTGGCACTGACGAAGCTGTTGCGCGAGCTCGGCGAGACGCCGGTGGTGCTCAGCCGAGGCTATGGCGGACGCTTGCACGGCCCGGTGATGGTCGATCGGATGCGTCACACCGCCGCCGACGTCGGCGACGAACCGCTGATGATGGTGCGCGATGTGCCCGTTGCGGTCGCGCGCGATCGCCTCGACGGCGTCGCGCTGGCCAAATCGCAAGGCGCCACCGTGATCCTGATGGATGACGGCTTCCAGAACCCGCTTCTGTTGAAGGATGCCTCGCTGATCGTGATCGACAGCGAGCGCGGCCTCGGCAACGGCAAGGTGTTTCCCGCAGGTCCGCTGCGCGCCCCGCTGAAGCCGCAGCTTTCGCGCACCGACGCGCTGGTGCTGATCGGCGACGGTCATGCCGCGGACGCCGTCGCGACCGAGATTGCCGCGCGCGAAAAACCGGTGCTGCGCGCGCGCTTGAAGCCGGATGCGGCCGCGGTCGCGCAGCTCTTCGGCAAGCCCGTTTTCGCCTTTGCCGGCATCGGCGATCCCGAGCGCTTCTTCCGCAGCTTGCGCGCCAGCGGCATCGAGGTCGCACGCACGCGCCCCTTCGCCGACCATCACATGTTCTCTCAGCCCGAGCTTGCCGCGCTCGCGGCCGACGCCCAGCGCGAGCAGCTCATGTTGGTGACGACGGAGAAGGATCTTGCACGCCTGCGCGGTACCAAGGGCGTGCCGGAAGGTATCGTGCCGTTCGCGGTTCAGCTCGAGTTCGACGACCCCGCCGCGCTCCGCCAATTGATCAGCGACCATCTCTACAAGGCCCGCGAACGAAGGTTCAGCAGGCGATGA
- a CDS encoding DUF2093 domain-containing protein, whose amino-acid sequence MLNKFGPSGHGEAQVQYLDGDFRVISPGTFVRCAITDTRIPLDELKYWSVDLQEAYATPGAVLQRHFPNAPKPQS is encoded by the coding sequence GTGCTGAACAAGTTCGGCCCCTCGGGCCATGGTGAAGCGCAGGTGCAATATCTCGACGGCGATTTCCGCGTGATCTCGCCGGGGACGTTCGTGCGCTGCGCCATCACCGACACGCGGATCCCGCTCGACGAGCTGAAATACTGGAGCGTGGACCTGCAGGAAGCCTATGCCACGCCTGGCGCCGTGCTGCAGCGGCATTTCCCCAACGCGCCAAAGCCGCAGTCGTGA